The Raoultibacter phocaeensis genome includes a window with the following:
- a CDS encoding energy-coupling factor transporter transmembrane component T family protein yields the protein MSIYYPGTTPVHRLDARVKLVLLLAYSITLFFIRTWIGLGVCIAVCGALMLVSRIPLRRIATLLIPVYVILAFTLLFNSFALDVHHVAAGYGMGDVSAGVLAGAAPVPLAGSFGFVPEGFARGSFYALRIVFLVLASFIVCFTTTSNDLTDALNDFLKPLRAFRVPTQDIAMMVSIALRFIPVTAEEFAQVRAAQWARGAAFSTGPFIERLRAWQTVLIPLFVGLFRRADNLATAMEARCYGMGEVRTELNPRRLAGASVAALAVGLAGCALLAWLF from the coding sequence GTGAGCATCTACTATCCCGGCACAACGCCCGTCCATCGCCTCGATGCGCGGGTGAAGCTCGTGTTGCTGCTTGCGTATTCCATCACGTTGTTTTTCATCCGTACCTGGATAGGGCTTGGCGTTTGCATAGCCGTGTGCGGTGCGCTCATGCTGGTTTCGCGCATACCGTTGCGCCGTATAGCAACCTTGCTTATTCCCGTGTACGTGATCCTCGCGTTCACGCTTTTGTTCAACAGTTTCGCGCTCGACGTACATCATGTTGCTGCAGGCTACGGGATGGGGGATGTTTCGGCCGGCGTCCTCGCAGGCGCCGCACCGGTTCCCCTGGCGGGGTCGTTTGGGTTCGTGCCCGAGGGTTTTGCGCGCGGCAGCTTTTATGCGCTGCGCATCGTGTTTCTCGTGCTTGCGAGCTTTATCGTGTGCTTCACCACTACCTCGAACGATCTGACCGACGCGCTCAACGATTTTCTGAAACCGCTACGTGCATTCCGCGTCCCGACGCAGGATATCGCGATGATGGTTTCGATCGCGCTTCGGTTCATCCCCGTGACGGCTGAAGAATTCGCGCAGGTGCGCGCCGCCCAATGGGCTCGCGGTGCCGCGTTTTCGACGGGTCCGTTCATCGAGCGGCTTCGTGCGTGGCAGACGGTGCTCATCCCGTTGTTCGTGGGGCTGTTCCGTCGCGCCGACAACCTTGCTACCGCCATGGAAGCACGCTGCTACGGCATGGGAGAGGTACGCACCGAGCTGAACCCGCGAAGGCTTGCGGGCGCGTCTGTCGCTGCGCTCGCCGTCGGGCTAGCCGGGTGCGCGCTGCTTGCGTGGCTGTTCTGA
- a CDS encoding toxin yields the protein MVADRWKIQAVLSLLSALPFERFVVAGLNKPEGKTYRFIDKLGYRVYDVYREVVSLGIENYSMGPLRDERGRSHDLWVFGKYIELYEAYIKFAVFISFDTIAAVCVSFHEAEHPLAYPYGRGGKL from the coding sequence ATGGTGGCTGACCGTTGGAAGATTCAGGCGGTGCTTTCACTTTTGAGTGCTTTGCCTTTTGAGCGATTCGTTGTTGCTGGATTGAATAAACCGGAAGGCAAAACGTACCGTTTCATCGATAAACTGGGGTATCGCGTTTACGATGTGTATAGGGAGGTCGTGTCGCTTGGCATCGAAAACTACTCGATGGGACCTTTGCGTGACGAAAGGGGGCGCTCTCATGATCTATGGGTGTTCGGAAAATACATAGAACTTTATGAGGCTTACATCAAGTTCGCTGTGTTTATTTCTTTCGATACGATAGCTGCCGTATGTGTTTCGTTTCACGAAGCTGAGCACCCTCTGGCCTATCCTTACGGAAGAGGGGGAAAGTTATGA
- a CDS encoding type II TA system antitoxin MqsA family protein translates to MTEIVHTVCDECFCEVDACVETFHEELPIRDAAIMGDYEYPICPRCGNRIGHAATVDRNLVKAYRSYRELKDIPQPEELVALRKEKGLTQKVFAAALGIGVASVQRYEQGALPTYAHAQLLRSARDTRFLINRLKQVPKGINEREREKAIRSLEANNHACIDYAVVRLRVLDTVPSAGGPESGFRMFDANRLREIVLYLATHVRDLYRTKLNKVLFYLDFASFRDEGKGFTGLQYAKADFGPVPHQYELILGALTDGESIALREQGEGQVLVALRGADLSGFSPNEVMRLDAVSDFANGFASSRELSELSHAEKGWRETESGQCIDYRYADTLCWKR, encoded by the coding sequence ATGACGGAGATTGTCCATACGGTATGCGACGAATGCTTCTGCGAGGTCGATGCTTGTGTGGAAACGTTTCATGAAGAACTGCCTATACGAGATGCTGCGATTATGGGCGATTACGAGTATCCCATTTGCCCGAGATGCGGCAACCGTATAGGTCATGCTGCAACGGTGGATCGCAACCTTGTGAAAGCGTATCGCTCGTATAGAGAGCTGAAGGATATACCCCAACCTGAAGAGCTTGTTGCACTACGAAAAGAGAAGGGACTTACCCAGAAAGTATTTGCGGCGGCGCTTGGAATAGGTGTTGCAAGCGTGCAGCGATACGAGCAGGGAGCTTTGCCGACATATGCCCATGCTCAGCTGCTGCGAAGCGCTCGCGATACAAGATTCCTTATCAATCGATTGAAACAGGTTCCTAAAGGGATAAACGAACGCGAGAGAGAAAAAGCCATCAGGTCGCTTGAGGCGAACAATCATGCATGCATCGACTATGCTGTGGTTCGGCTGCGCGTGCTCGATACGGTTCCGAGTGCGGGCGGCCCAGAATCGGGATTTCGCATGTTCGATGCAAATCGCTTGCGCGAAATAGTCCTATACCTTGCAACCCATGTCCGAGACCTGTATAGGACGAAGCTGAACAAAGTCTTGTTTTACCTCGATTTTGCATCCTTTAGAGACGAGGGGAAAGGGTTTACGGGCTTGCAGTACGCAAAGGCTGATTTCGGGCCGGTTCCCCATCAATACGAGCTCATTCTCGGTGCTCTTACAGATGGCGAATCGATAGCTTTGCGCGAGCAGGGGGAAGGGCAGGTGCTTGTTGCTCTCAGAGGTGCTGATCTTTCTGGATTTTCTCCGAATGAGGTAATGCGCCTCGATGCGGTGAGCGATTTTGCAAATGGGTTTGCATCGTCACGAGAGTTGTCGGAGCTATCCCATGCTGAAAAGGGATGGCGTGAGACCGAATCAGGTCAATGTATCGATTATCGCTATGCGGATACGCTGTGCTGGAAGAGATGA
- a CDS encoding FAD-dependent oxidoreductase, translating to MNDSINDHTTMDRRSFLKGALATGAAASAAVVGAGVLTGCAAEPNQTTGDSRTADSGKAFSRYSFETAPEPIAEADINETVDADVVVVGAGFSGLCCALSAAENGLNVVLVERGSRVIGRGGSIYAMNSKLTKEKGYECSVEEIAQRYKRMMGYHSYRVDGTKWMLHYKRSGEAMDWLIDRMTTASEVGGSDLTPVMEHWYEDPENINGEFSGTHEFLDGPNGKGPDDNPQQDVCDNMALYCEKAGVDIRYETDAQQLVKEGDAVVAVVGKTGNGYVRFNGSKGVVIATGDFGQDKEMLEKFIPWAAHQTEFGGIWNGTGHKMAYWAGAAIDKNETPTPMIFCFQWRSITRQVRAFQGLMVNAEGKRYDNEDNVISHGGLALMHEKGHHSFAIWDDDYANEPQWQNHRYVDGPKVFDTPDDVRAYWETVINGPGTINMNGSGDIEVKMIKADTIEELVDQLELPKEQTLKTIESYNGYCETGVDEEFGKRAELLLPIKNGPFYGIKCTPWFLTTTGGIRCNDQMQVLNEENEAIEGLYCLGSTVGDMYCNCYSTHFPGHNLGATCLTFGYLTGRYLAGKETA from the coding sequence ATGAACGATTCGATCAACGATCACACAACGATGGACCGCAGGAGCTTTTTAAAAGGAGCACTCGCTACAGGTGCCGCGGCTTCCGCAGCCGTCGTCGGCGCAGGAGTCCTCACGGGCTGCGCCGCCGAGCCGAACCAGACTACTGGAGATTCCCGCACCGCAGATTCGGGTAAAGCCTTCAGCAGATACAGCTTCGAAACAGCACCCGAGCCCATCGCTGAAGCCGATATTAATGAAACCGTCGATGCCGACGTCGTCGTAGTCGGTGCCGGCTTCTCCGGACTCTGCTGCGCGCTGTCGGCAGCAGAAAACGGGCTGAACGTCGTTTTAGTCGAACGGGGATCGCGCGTTATCGGCCGAGGCGGATCGATTTACGCGATGAACTCGAAGCTGACAAAAGAAAAGGGATACGAGTGCTCGGTCGAAGAGATCGCACAGCGATATAAACGCATGATGGGCTACCATTCCTACCGCGTCGACGGGACTAAGTGGATGCTACACTACAAACGATCCGGAGAAGCCATGGACTGGCTTATTGATCGTATGACAACTGCAAGCGAAGTCGGGGGGAGCGACCTCACCCCCGTCATGGAACACTGGTATGAAGATCCCGAAAACATCAACGGCGAATTCTCGGGCACTCACGAGTTCCTCGATGGACCGAACGGTAAAGGACCCGACGACAATCCCCAGCAAGATGTCTGCGACAACATGGCGTTGTACTGCGAGAAAGCAGGAGTTGACATTCGCTACGAAACCGATGCGCAGCAGCTCGTCAAGGAAGGCGATGCCGTAGTCGCCGTGGTCGGAAAAACAGGCAATGGATACGTACGCTTCAACGGGTCTAAAGGAGTCGTTATCGCAACAGGCGATTTCGGCCAAGATAAGGAGATGCTTGAGAAGTTCATTCCCTGGGCCGCCCATCAAACGGAATTCGGCGGCATCTGGAACGGTACCGGTCACAAGATGGCATACTGGGCAGGTGCTGCGATAGACAAGAACGAGACCCCTACTCCGATGATTTTCTGCTTCCAATGGCGCTCGATCACCCGTCAGGTACGTGCGTTCCAAGGACTCATGGTCAACGCCGAAGGCAAACGCTACGATAATGAAGACAATGTTATTTCGCACGGCGGTCTCGCGCTCATGCACGAGAAAGGCCATCATTCGTTTGCCATATGGGATGACGACTACGCCAACGAGCCGCAGTGGCAAAATCACCGCTACGTCGACGGACCCAAAGTATTCGACACGCCTGACGACGTTCGCGCCTACTGGGAAACCGTTATCAACGGTCCTGGAACGATCAACATGAACGGCTCGGGCGACATCGAGGTTAAAATGATCAAAGCCGATACGATCGAAGAACTCGTCGATCAACTCGAGTTGCCAAAAGAGCAGACGCTCAAAACAATCGAATCATACAACGGCTACTGCGAGACAGGAGTCGATGAAGAATTCGGAAAGAGGGCGGAGCTGCTGCTTCCCATCAAAAATGGACCTTTCTACGGAATCAAGTGCACACCATGGTTCCTCACCACTACCGGCGGAATCCGCTGCAACGATCAAATGCAGGTTTTAAACGAAGAAAACGAGGCGATCGAGGGACTCTATTGCCTCGGCTCTACGGTTGGTGATATGTACTGCAACTGCTATTCGACCCACTTCCCCGGCCATAACCTCGGTGCGACGTGCCTCACCTTCGGATACCTCACGGGTCGTTACTTGGCAGGAAAAGAAACAGCATGA
- a CDS encoding response regulator transcription factor — protein sequence MVIDNPVWLVVLTAVMVMAALLHIAWVIEADGTNFVSCTLYLLSSFLVGVSTALFRVEIDRVFGWVGTQQTLYQGIIGTLLGATLLLLLSFASEWFVYAMQLVAAPCAVLFLWRVIGGLPKRRLYHAGCDVKLHFPLKFVATSFVQGAALGAMYFASFAAGSDAISALGSFIGRVIAVLVLFVSIVFVRLDFNRLIYKGAFPLVAYGFFAIASFPLMPMFGGIVLIVGFCLLDLVLWSLGACLMKNMGLPAPWIASCPGAALFFGVLLGSVCMHALGSLRVDLPIAFDASGYFVACALLATALFLSSSSNMKYGWGTIRPGDGGLSEHGFESTVRFLAAEHELTNRETEVCQLLALGKTRRFICDDLTVSRDTVKTHVRSIYRKLSVHSQQELIDLVGREREKLIPDQPEDDSFV from the coding sequence ATGGTTATCGATAATCCCGTATGGCTGGTTGTTTTGACGGCTGTTATGGTGATGGCTGCGTTGCTTCATATCGCATGGGTCATCGAGGCAGACGGAACGAATTTTGTAAGCTGTACGTTGTACCTCCTTTCGAGTTTTTTGGTGGGGGTGAGCACGGCGCTGTTCCGAGTCGAGATAGACCGTGTTTTCGGCTGGGTCGGAACGCAGCAGACGCTTTATCAGGGAATCATCGGTACCTTACTCGGTGCAACGCTTCTGTTGCTCCTGTCGTTTGCTTCGGAATGGTTCGTGTACGCTATGCAGCTTGTTGCGGCACCCTGTGCAGTATTGTTCCTCTGGCGAGTGATCGGGGGGCTTCCGAAGCGGCGGCTGTACCATGCTGGCTGCGATGTAAAGCTGCATTTCCCGCTGAAATTCGTAGCGACATCGTTTGTGCAAGGAGCCGCCCTCGGAGCCATGTATTTTGCCTCGTTTGCGGCAGGATCCGATGCTATTAGCGCGCTTGGATCGTTTATTGGGAGGGTGATCGCGGTACTCGTTCTGTTTGTCAGTATTGTTTTTGTGCGGCTTGACTTTAACAGGCTGATATACAAAGGCGCTTTCCCCCTGGTTGCGTATGGGTTCTTTGCCATTGCATCGTTTCCCTTGATGCCGATGTTCGGGGGCATCGTTTTGATCGTAGGGTTCTGTTTGCTCGATTTAGTATTGTGGAGTCTGGGAGCTTGTCTTATGAAGAACATGGGCCTGCCGGCACCATGGATCGCCAGCTGCCCTGGCGCGGCTCTTTTCTTCGGGGTTTTGTTGGGAAGCGTGTGCATGCATGCGCTGGGGTCGCTGCGTGTCGACCTTCCGATTGCATTCGATGCGTCGGGCTATTTCGTGGCCTGCGCACTTTTGGCTACCGCTCTCTTTTTGTCGAGCAGCTCGAACATGAAATACGGATGGGGAACGATTCGGCCCGGCGATGGGGGATTATCCGAGCACGGGTTCGAATCGACCGTCCGGTTTCTTGCGGCCGAGCATGAGCTTACCAACCGAGAGACCGAAGTGTGTCAGCTGCTCGCCCTCGGCAAAACCCGTCGTTTCATCTGCGACGATCTGACGGTTTCTCGGGATACGGTGAAAACCCATGTGCGATCGATCTACCGGAAGCTCTCGGTCCATTCGCAACAAGAGCTTATCGACCTTGTAGGCCGAGAGCGGGAGAAGCTAATCCCCGACCAACCCGAAGATGACTCCTTCGTATAG
- the eno gene encoding phosphopyruvate hydratase, whose amino-acid sequence MSIIIDVFGREVLDSRGNPTVEVEVVLEDGSFGRAAVPSGASTGAFEAVELRDGDSERYLGKGTLNAVAHVNEEIADALIGMEADDQRLVDATMLEIDGTDNKGNLGANAILGASLAVAKAAAEAAELPLYKYVGGVNASLLPTPMMNILNGGVHADNNVDFQEFMIMPVGADSFAEALRWCAEIYHTLKKVLHDAGLGGGVGDEGGFAPNFTTNEEPLEYIVRACEAAGYKPGTDIMFAMDPASTEFYNAETGKYELKGEGRELTSAEMVDYWEALVSKYPIISLEDGMAEEDWDGWKELTDRIGDKVQLVGDDLFVTNSKRLAKGIEMGCANAILIKVNQIGSLTETLEAIQMAKQAGYACVMSHRSGETEDTTIADLSVACNTGQIKTGAPCRSDRVAKYNQLIRIEEELDAAGTYAGMGAFYNIER is encoded by the coding sequence ATGAGCATCATCATCGATGTATTCGGCCGCGAAGTGCTCGATTCGCGCGGCAATCCGACGGTCGAGGTCGAAGTCGTCCTCGAGGACGGTTCGTTCGGGCGTGCGGCGGTTCCCTCTGGAGCATCCACGGGCGCATTCGAAGCTGTCGAGCTGCGCGACGGCGATTCCGAGCGCTATCTCGGCAAGGGTACGCTCAATGCCGTTGCCCACGTCAACGAAGAAATTGCCGATGCGCTCATCGGCATGGAGGCCGATGACCAGCGCCTCGTCGATGCGACGATGCTTGAGATCGACGGCACCGACAACAAAGGCAACCTCGGCGCCAACGCCATCCTCGGCGCTTCGCTCGCCGTTGCGAAAGCTGCTGCCGAAGCGGCGGAACTGCCTCTGTACAAATACGTCGGCGGCGTGAATGCGAGCCTGCTTCCCACGCCGATGATGAACATCTTGAACGGCGGCGTGCATGCCGACAACAACGTGGATTTCCAGGAGTTCATGATCATGCCGGTGGGTGCCGATTCGTTCGCCGAAGCGCTGCGCTGGTGCGCTGAGATCTACCATACGCTCAAGAAGGTGCTGCACGACGCGGGCCTCGGCGGCGGCGTGGGCGATGAAGGCGGTTTCGCTCCCAACTTCACGACGAACGAAGAGCCGCTCGAGTACATCGTGCGCGCATGCGAGGCCGCAGGATATAAGCCCGGTACCGATATCATGTTCGCGATGGATCCGGCTTCGACCGAGTTCTACAACGCCGAAACCGGCAAGTACGAGCTCAAAGGCGAGGGCCGCGAGCTGACGAGCGCCGAGATGGTGGACTACTGGGAAGCGCTTGTGAGCAAGTATCCGATCATTTCGCTCGAAGACGGCATGGCCGAAGAGGATTGGGACGGCTGGAAGGAACTCACCGACCGCATCGGCGACAAGGTGCAGCTCGTGGGCGACGATCTGTTCGTCACAAACTCCAAGCGTCTGGCGAAGGGCATCGAGATGGGCTGCGCGAATGCCATTCTCATCAAGGTGAACCAGATCGGCAGCCTCACCGAGACGCTCGAGGCCATCCAGATGGCCAAGCAGGCGGGCTACGCGTGCGTGATGAGCCACCGCTCGGGCGAGACCGAGGATACGACGATCGCCGATCTGTCGGTCGCCTGCAACACGGGCCAGATCAAAACCGGTGCCCCGTGCCGTTCGGACCGTGTGGCGAAGTACAACCAGCTCATCCGCATCGAAGAGGAGCTCGATGCCGCTGGCACGTATGCCGGTATGGGAGCGTTCTACAATATCGAGCGGTAG
- a CDS encoding AAA family ATPase, producing MPFVGRERELRTLEQLYEAGTFQMPVIYGRRRVGKTSLINKFIEDKPAVVFTARESSARENLVALSQAITGLSQDDSLAALDAPAPVFESFDAAFEQVFRVARTRRVVFVIDEYPYLGRVIVRFRRCSKRKSMAKRAKADSASFSADRP from the coding sequence ATGCCTTTTGTCGGAAGAGAACGCGAGCTTCGGACGCTTGAGCAGCTGTATGAGGCTGGCACGTTCCAGATGCCCGTCATCTACGGGCGCAGGCGAGTAGGGAAGACGAGTCTCATCAACAAGTTTATCGAAGACAAGCCCGCCGTCGTGTTCACTGCGCGGGAATCGAGTGCTAGAGAAAACCTTGTTGCGTTGAGCCAAGCCATCACCGGGCTGTCGCAGGACGATAGCTTGGCGGCACTCGATGCTCCGGCTCCGGTGTTCGAGTCGTTCGATGCCGCATTCGAGCAGGTATTCCGCGTCGCGCGCACGCGCCGCGTCGTCTTCGTAATCGATGAGTACCCCTACTTGGGCAGAGTTATCGTCCGGTTTCGTCGTTGCTCCAAGCGAAAATCGATGGCGAAAAGGGCGAAAGCGGACTCTGCCTCGTTCTCTGCGGATCGTCCATGA
- a CDS encoding ATP-binding protein codes for MSFMEHQVLGYQSPLYGRRTAQIKVEPFDFFDSVKLLKGFSAEYAVAWYGMVGGVPLYLEQCDVSATLRENMAENLLRVDSFLYGEPDSYLQQELRDPAMYNAITRAVATGIGRPSEIADAAGIEAAAVAGYLKGLMELGIVRKDQPVVDANRKKVRYRIADNLFRFWYRFVPQYATPLQAGRHVEIARLIGERHLSTYLGPTFEDVCRQWLLREMGGSRVPLILDIGRWWGTDSVRREQAEIDIVALGDEGEVLFAECKWREKPTDADVLETLEHRSQLIPADKRLLFVFSKSGFTEACRARADAIGATLVSLDEMRL; via the coding sequence ATGAGCTTCATGGAGCATCAGGTGCTGGGCTATCAGAGCCCCCTCTACGGCAGGAGGACGGCCCAGATCAAGGTCGAGCCGTTCGACTTTTTCGATTCAGTGAAGCTGCTCAAGGGCTTTTCCGCGGAGTATGCGGTGGCGTGGTACGGCATGGTGGGCGGCGTTCCGCTGTACTTGGAGCAGTGCGATGTGTCGGCGACGCTTCGGGAAAACATGGCTGAAAACCTGCTGCGGGTCGATTCGTTTCTGTATGGGGAACCTGATTCGTACTTGCAACAGGAGCTACGCGATCCGGCGATGTACAATGCCATAACCCGTGCAGTGGCAACCGGCATAGGCAGACCTTCCGAAATCGCCGATGCAGCGGGCATTGAGGCGGCGGCGGTTGCGGGCTACTTGAAAGGTCTGATGGAGTTGGGCATAGTTCGCAAAGATCAGCCCGTCGTAGATGCGAATCGCAAAAAGGTGCGCTACCGCATAGCCGACAACCTCTTCCGCTTCTGGTACCGCTTCGTGCCGCAGTATGCAACGCCTTTGCAAGCGGGGCGGCACGTGGAGATCGCGCGCCTCATAGGGGAGCGTCACCTGTCCACGTATCTGGGCCCGACGTTCGAGGATGTGTGCCGGCAGTGGCTCCTTCGAGAGATGGGGGGCTCCCGCGTGCCGCTCATCTTGGACATCGGCCGCTGGTGGGGCACCGACTCTGTTCGTCGCGAGCAGGCCGAAATCGATATCGTCGCTCTCGGCGACGAGGGGGAGGTTCTGTTCGCCGAGTGCAAATGGCGCGAAAAGCCGACGGATGCGGATGTGCTCGAAACGTTGGAGCATCGCAGCCAGCTGATCCCTGCGGACAAGCGCCTGCTGTTCGTGTTCTCGAAATCAGGTTTCACCGAAGCGTGCCGCGCCCGAGCAGACGCGATCGGTGCGACGTTGGTGAGTTTGGACGAGATGAGGCTGTAG
- a CDS encoding GNAT family N-acetyltransferase, with product MLTARSIIEGTDDELEMMRLMETAFPPNEQATLEFLTTQAKRDEVTLLAYRDEGRFCGFAFMIEGTDLVYVLYLAVDETLRSKGYGARMLADIELHFPGKTITLDIEPVEEAAPNVVQRKKRREFYLRNGFIPTGWINCCGDDRFEVFAKGPDFEPNRFLSLINELPEGPDKTLARAD from the coding sequence ATGCTAACAGCACGGAGCATTATAGAGGGGACCGACGACGAACTCGAGATGATGCGGTTGATGGAGACCGCGTTTCCGCCGAACGAACAGGCGACGCTCGAATTTCTCACCACCCAGGCGAAACGCGATGAGGTGACGTTGCTCGCCTACCGCGACGAAGGGCGCTTCTGCGGGTTTGCTTTCATGATAGAAGGCACCGACCTGGTGTATGTGCTCTACCTCGCTGTCGATGAGACTCTGCGCTCTAAAGGGTACGGTGCTCGCATGCTTGCCGATATCGAGCTGCATTTTCCGGGCAAGACCATCACGCTCGACATCGAGCCTGTCGAAGAGGCGGCGCCGAACGTTGTCCAAAGGAAGAAGCGCCGCGAGTTCTATCTGCGCAACGGGTTCATCCCTACTGGTTGGATCAATTGCTGCGGGGACGACCGGTTCGAGGTGTTTGCCAAGGGGCCGGATTTCGAGCCGAATCGCTTCCTTTCGCTGATCAACGAGCTGCCGGAAGGCCCCGACAAGACGCTTGCCCGCGCCGACTGA
- a CDS encoding molybdopterin molybdotransferase MoeA: MSEMISLEEARSLVLSHVQPLPTETVPLLDVVGRVSAYDLASDIDISPFAHSAMDGYALFAADIEQANEENPVNLKVIAEVAAGDWYDGPVEHGECVRIMTGAPIPEALDAVMKYEIVEPVKGDGKPGSVVAFSAPAKVGSNIREAGEEAKAGEVIVEAGEVISCAGIGFLAGCGIVEVETYQRPHVAIISIGSELVDPTDVPTGGKIRNSNSFALAASVQAAGGVPNILPIVEDSEDALADAVKEAIATHDFVITSGGASNGDFDFIKPVVERLGELLMTTVNMRPGKAQTFGIVDGKPVFGLPGNPAAAYVGFEMIIRPALRKMQGYRYFERPRIKAHLSRDVKKNDPRRIFLRSTLYKNEDGEYIVAPAKNQSSGLFGVIQRSNCMAIMPEGLESRTAGSVVECVLLDVAEELSL, translated from the coding sequence ATGTCGGAGATGATCTCGCTCGAAGAAGCCCGTTCGCTCGTGCTTTCGCACGTCCAACCGCTTCCTACCGAAACCGTTCCTCTGCTCGATGTCGTCGGACGCGTCAGCGCCTACGATCTTGCGAGCGATATCGACATATCGCCGTTTGCGCATTCCGCCATGGACGGGTATGCGCTCTTCGCCGCCGATATCGAGCAGGCGAACGAGGAAAACCCGGTAAACCTCAAAGTTATCGCTGAAGTTGCTGCGGGCGATTGGTACGACGGTCCGGTTGAGCACGGCGAATGCGTGCGCATCATGACGGGCGCGCCGATTCCTGAAGCGCTTGATGCCGTGATGAAGTACGAGATCGTCGAACCTGTCAAAGGCGATGGCAAACCGGGCAGCGTCGTGGCGTTTTCGGCTCCCGCCAAGGTGGGTTCGAACATTCGCGAGGCCGGCGAAGAGGCGAAGGCCGGGGAGGTCATCGTCGAGGCAGGCGAGGTCATCAGCTGCGCTGGCATCGGGTTTCTTGCGGGATGCGGTATCGTCGAGGTCGAAACCTACCAGCGACCGCATGTGGCCATCATCTCCATCGGCTCCGAGCTCGTCGATCCTACCGACGTGCCCACCGGCGGCAAGATCCGCAATTCGAACAGCTTCGCGCTCGCCGCAAGCGTTCAAGCGGCTGGTGGCGTGCCGAACATTCTGCCCATCGTCGAAGACAGCGAGGATGCCCTGGCCGATGCCGTGAAAGAGGCGATAGCCACCCATGATTTCGTCATTACGAGCGGCGGAGCGTCAAACGGCGACTTCGACTTCATCAAACCGGTTGTGGAGCGTTTAGGAGAGTTGCTCATGACGACGGTGAACATGCGACCAGGCAAGGCTCAGACGTTCGGCATCGTCGACGGCAAGCCGGTGTTCGGCCTGCCGGGCAACCCAGCGGCAGCCTATGTGGGCTTCGAAATGATCATCCGCCCCGCCTTGCGCAAAATGCAGGGCTACCGCTATTTCGAGCGCCCCCGCATCAAAGCGCATCTGTCGCGCGACGTGAAGAAGAACGATCCTCGGCGCATCTTCTTGCGCTCGACGCTCTACAAAAACGAGGACGGCGAGTATATCGTTGCTCCTGCGAAGAACCAAAGCTCAGGGCTCTTCGGCGTCATCCAGCGCAGCAACTGCATGGCCATCATGCCGGAAGGCCTCGAATCCCGCACAGCGGGTTCGGTGGTCGAATGCGTGCTGCTCGACGTAGCCGAGGAACTGAGCCTGTAG
- a CDS encoding MogA/MoaB family molybdenum cofactor biosynthesis protein codes for MSDKPVRFAIVTCSDTRSIAEDTAGAALACRIAEAGWECASHVVVKDERADISAAIVEAADELGVDVVLTCGGSGLSLRDVTPEATRDVCDRDVPGIAEAMRAHSLAITPHAMLSRALCMQRGRVLVINLPGSKKAAIENWEGVYPALGHAVSMMAGEGH; via the coding sequence ATGTCTGACAAGCCGGTTCGGTTCGCCATCGTCACCTGTTCCGATACTCGCAGCATCGCCGAGGATACGGCAGGCGCCGCCCTTGCGTGCCGTATAGCCGAAGCGGGGTGGGAGTGCGCAAGCCACGTGGTCGTCAAAGACGAGCGGGCCGACATCTCCGCCGCCATCGTCGAAGCGGCTGACGAGCTTGGGGTAGACGTGGTGCTCACCTGCGGCGGCAGCGGTCTTTCGCTGCGCGATGTGACGCCTGAGGCAACCCGCGACGTGTGTGATCGCGACGTACCCGGCATCGCCGAAGCCATGCGCGCTCACAGCCTTGCCATCACCCCCCACGCCATGCTTTCGCGTGCGCTGTGCATGCAGCGGGGCCGCGTGCTCGTGATCAACCTGCCCGGCAGCAAGAAGGCGGCGATTGAAAACTGGGAAGGCGTGTACCCGGCACTCGGTCATGCCGTATCCATGATGGCGGGCGAGGGCCACTGA